The Coregonus clupeaformis isolate EN_2021a chromosome 26, ASM2061545v1, whole genome shotgun sequence genome window below encodes:
- the LOC121540152 gene encoding transmembrane protein 165, translating to MQSGAVIKKKLFYPYASVNCLYYQHFNTICALRFVKMYLLAGGRDGRANRSVMCVLLPLAVAVLSAGVSAMQEEHKPVQEQPPQEKTPTAHAIGSEVSENDSSKSGDLGFIHAFVAAISVIIVSELGDKTFFIAAIMAMRYNRLTVLLGAMLALGFMTCLSVMFGYATTIIPRIYTYYVSTALFAIFGVRMLREGLKMSPDEGQEELEEVQAEIKKKDEELQRSKLVNGAPDVELGSGSNHPHGKWHSFISPVFIQAFTLTFLAEWGDRSQLTTIILAAREDPFGVAVGGTLGHCLCTGLAVVGGRMIAQKISVRTVTIIGGIMFLAFAFSALFVKPDAGI from the exons ATGCAGTCAGGGGcagtgattaaaaaaaaattgttttacccATACGCTTCtgtaaactgcctttattatcaGCATTTTAACACAATCTGCGCGCTTCGCTTTGTTAAAATGTATCTCCTGGCCGGCGGAAGGGATGGAAGGGCTAACAGAAGTGTGATGTGTGTCCTGCTACCCCTGGCTGTCGCGGTGTTGTCGGCCGGAGTTTCTGCGATGCAGGAGGAACACAAACCAGTCCAAGAACAACCACCACAAGag AAAACTCCTACTGCTCATGCCATTGGTTCAGAGGTCAGTGAAAATGATTCCAGCAAATCTGGTGACCTGGGCTTCATCCATGCCTTTGTTGCTGCCATCTCTGTCATCATTGTCTCTGAGCTGGGAGACAAGACTTTCTTCATCGCTGCCATCATGGCTATGCGCTACAACCGCCTCACCGTGCTGTTAGGGGCGATGCTAGCGCTTGGCTTTATGACCTGCCTTTCAG TGATGTTTGGCTATGCCACCACCATTATCCCCAGGATTTACACATACTACGTGTCCACGGCTCTGTTTGCCATCTTTGGTGTGCGCATGCTGAGAGAGGGGCTGAAGATGAGTCCAGACGAGGgtcaggaggagctggaggaggtaCAGGCTGAGATTAAAAAGAAGGATGAGGAG CTCCAGCGGTCTAAGCTGGTGAATGGGGCTCCAGATGTGGAGTTGGGTTCAGGGTCAAACCATCCTCATGGGAAATGGCACAGCTTCATCTCGCCTGTGTTCATCCAGGCCTTCACCCTCACCTTCCTTGCAGAGTGGGGAGACCGCTCTCAGCTGACCACCATCATCTTGGCTGCCCGGGAG GATCCTTTTGGAGTGGCGGTGGGTGGTACTCTGGGACACTGTCTGTGCACAGGACTGGCTGTGGTTGGAGGAAGGATGATTGCACAGAAGATCTCTGTCAGAACTG TTACAATCATTGGTGGGATCATGTTCCTGGCCTTTGCATTCTCTGCCCTCTTCGTCAAGCCAGATGCTGGAATCTGA
- the srd5a3 gene encoding polyprenol reductase isoform X1 — translation MPTLLGFCVIDFLWLSLASCFLLAFCVHKLSLYLPTGCEQSKLYLLFQDLIRYGKTKGPLKRDHWLRVFHIPKRWFWHFYAISVGWNGFLIVLSLHMIVWGQQFPSWLTDILGFLTTGGPVAVRQVPQVSAVLVQVLLWVHSLRRLLECHLVSVFSDGVIHIVQYIFGLGYYILLGLTVLCSDPLIIEEGSPALPLLSQLRWYHVAGAVLFSWASLLQHRSLVLLARLRTGGSGTVETLAHRVPSGGWFELVSCPHYFAELLIYVSLGIVSGSHTLTWWFVVLYVLFNQALAAQLCHEFYTSKFQSYPQHRKAFLPYLL, via the exons ATGCCAACGCTTTTAGGATTTTGTGTTATTGATTTCCTGTGGTTATCCTTGGCTTCGTGTTTTCTCTTAGCTTTTTGTGTCCACAAACTTTCACTTTACCTGCCGACTGGATGTGAGCAGTCAAAACTGTATCTATTATTCCAGGATCTAATCCGATACGGTAAAACCAAGGGACCACTGAAACGAGACCACTGGCTGCGTGTTTTTCATATCCCCAAAAG ATGGTTCTGGCACTTCTATGCAATATCTGTTGGCTGGAATGGTTTTCTTATTGTCCTGTCACTTCACATGATTGTATGGGGCCAGCAATTCCCATCATGGTTGACTGACATATTGGGATTCCTGACTACTGGTGGACCAGTGGCAGTCAGGCAAG TTCCACAGGTGTCAGCTGTGCTGGTGCAGGTGTTGTTATGGGTCCATTCCCTTAGACGACTACTGGAGTGCCACTTGGTCAGCGTGTTCTCTGATGGGGTCATTCAcattgttcagtatatattcggCTTGGGCTACTACATTTTACTGGGACTGACAGTGCTGTGCTCGGATCCTTTGATAATTGAAGAAG GGAGCCCTGCTCTCCCACTGCTCTCCCAGCTGAGGTGGTACCATGTGGCTGGAGCTGTGCTCTTCTCCTGGGCCTCTCTGTTGCAGCATCGCTCCCTGGTCCTGCTGGCCAGACTGCGCACTGGAGGATCAG GGACAGTAGAGACTCTAGCCCACAGGGTTCCTAGTGGAGGCTGGTTTGAGCTGGTCTCCTGTCCTCATTACTTTGCTGAGCTGCTGATCTATGTGTCTCTGGGGATTGTGTCTGGCAGTCACACTCTCACCTGGTGGTTCGTTGTCCTCTATGTGCTCTTCAACCAGGCGCTGGCTGCCCAGCTCTGTCATGAGTTTTACACAAGCAAGTTTCAGTCTTACCCACAGCATCGCAAAGCATTCCTCCCATATTTATTGTAA
- the srd5a3 gene encoding polyprenol reductase isoform X2 — protein sequence MIVWGQQFPSWLTDILGFLTTGGPVAVRQVPQVSAVLVQVLLWVHSLRRLLECHLVSVFSDGVIHIVQYIFGLGYYILLGLTVLCSDPLIIEEGSPALPLLSQLRWYHVAGAVLFSWASLLQHRSLVLLARLRTGGSGTVETLAHRVPSGGWFELVSCPHYFAELLIYVSLGIVSGSHTLTWWFVVLYVLFNQALAAQLCHEFYTSKFQSYPQHRKAFLPYLL from the exons ATGATTGTATGGGGCCAGCAATTCCCATCATGGTTGACTGACATATTGGGATTCCTGACTACTGGTGGACCAGTGGCAGTCAGGCAAG TTCCACAGGTGTCAGCTGTGCTGGTGCAGGTGTTGTTATGGGTCCATTCCCTTAGACGACTACTGGAGTGCCACTTGGTCAGCGTGTTCTCTGATGGGGTCATTCAcattgttcagtatatattcggCTTGGGCTACTACATTTTACTGGGACTGACAGTGCTGTGCTCGGATCCTTTGATAATTGAAGAAG GGAGCCCTGCTCTCCCACTGCTCTCCCAGCTGAGGTGGTACCATGTGGCTGGAGCTGTGCTCTTCTCCTGGGCCTCTCTGTTGCAGCATCGCTCCCTGGTCCTGCTGGCCAGACTGCGCACTGGAGGATCAG GGACAGTAGAGACTCTAGCCCACAGGGTTCCTAGTGGAGGCTGGTTTGAGCTGGTCTCCTGTCCTCATTACTTTGCTGAGCTGCTGATCTATGTGTCTCTGGGGATTGTGTCTGGCAGTCACACTCTCACCTGGTGGTTCGTTGTCCTCTATGTGCTCTTCAACCAGGCGCTGGCTGCCCAGCTCTGTCATGAGTTTTACACAAGCAAGTTTCAGTCTTACCCACAGCATCGCAAAGCATTCCTCCCATATTTATTGTAA